From the Oryza glaberrima chromosome 5, OglaRS2, whole genome shotgun sequence genome, one window contains:
- the LOC127775063 gene encoding 60S ribosomal protein L24 encodes MVLKTELCRFSGQKIYPGKGIRFIRADSQVFLFANSKCKRYFHNRLKPAKLTWTAMYRKQHKKDIHAEAVKKRRRTTKKPYSRSIVGASLEVIQKKRAEKPEVRDAAREAALREIKERIKKTKDEKKAKKAEVTKSQKSQSKGAAPRGSKGPKIGGGGGKR; translated from the exons ATGGTGCTGAA GACAGAGCTTTGCCGTTTTAGTGGCCAGAAGATATATCCAGGGAAGGGCATTCGCTTTATTCGTGCTGATTCACAG GTCTTCCTTTTTGCAAACTCAAAATGCAAGCGCTACTTCCACAACCGCCTGAAGCCTGCAAAGCTTACCTGGACAGCCATGTACAGGAAGCAGCACAAGAAG GATATCCATGCTGAAGCTGTCAAGAAGAGGCGCCGCACCACCAAGAAGCCATACTCTAGGTCAATTGTTGGTGCTTCGTTGGAAGTCATCCAAAAGAAGAGAGCTGAAAAGCCTGAAGTTCGTGATGCTGCTAGAGAAGCTGCTCTTCG TGAGATCAAGGAACGCATCAAGAAGACCAAGGATGAAAAGAAGGCGAAGAAGGCTGAGGTAACCAAGTCCCAGAAGTCGCAGTCTAAGGGCGCCGCCCCGAGGGGTTCCAAGGGCCCGAagattggtggtggtggtggaaagCGCTGA